The Haloarcula laminariae genomic sequence AGGCTGGCACCGATGGCTGTTGCATCCGTACGAGAGGGGCCGCTCCCTATACTAATAAGATTGATAGGACTGTGATAGTAGTAAACATCTACAGCGACTCGGAATATAACGAAAGAAAATTCAATATGCGGCCGGAACGGCCGGGAAAATTCTACGATTGAACAGGGCGGATACGGACGACAGCGGCCTTCGCTCCGGTCGCGCCGGTGGCTCAGAGGCGGCTATTCGGGCACAGCACCACTCCCGGGCGGTACATGCTGTCGGCTGTACCACCGGCGGGCGAGAACATTACCAGTACAGCCGACAGTTTCAGCTATCCGGGGTCCACTCGCCGCCGACCCGGTCGACGCCCATCATCGCGTCCCCGGGGTGTTCGGTGAACACGACTTTCATGTTCTCGTCCGGGATGTCGAACTCGTCGGCCGCGTACTCCATCGTGGCGAGCGCGAACGCGCGTTTCCGGTCGACGGACCGGCCCTGCCGGATTTCGGCGTCGAGAAAGAGCAAGGGCCCGTCGACGGCCCGCCCGAGATGCATCTCCGCCGAGTCACGTTCTCGGATAGTGACCGCGACGTGGCCGCTGGTCGTCCGCATCTCCGTCGTGTAGAGCTCCGTCACCCGTTCGGCGAACGAGGTTTTCTCCGCCGCCGATAGCGACCGTGCGATGTCGAACTGTAACAACGGCATACCCACAGTCGCGTCGAGAGCGGCTTTTACCTTCCCTCTCTGTCTGCCCATGCCGTGGTCGATACCCGCGAGACTGCACGACCGACGCCGCCAAGGGGGCCCTCGCCGCCCGCCACTCCAAGCAACACCATTTAAATCGTGGCTTCACTTACTGCAGGTTGATTGGGTATCTCGCACATGCGTCTGGATCCCTGGCTGACAGGCGGTTTGTGGCCTGTAACACCTCGGTGGTGGTACTGTGGCGACAGATGACTCCAACCCCGTCGACTACGCGGACATAGATGACATCTCGCCGGCGGCGTGGCGACTGCTCCGGGTCGCTGCCGGCTACGAGCAGCGGGGCGTCGAACGGGAGGTCGACGACCTCATGCAGGCGCACCTCTCGATGCTCGAAAACGGAACGCGCGGCCTGTCACAGTCCCGCCGCCAGGTCCTGTTCGAGCTGTACACCGCTGACCTCAGCAGGGCCCAGGTCGAGGCGTTAGTTACCAACTTCTAGTAACATAACCATTCATAATTCATGTTCCTCCACAAAGCTTAATAGCCGCGACTGGAGATTACGGCTGTATCAATGATACACCGCAAT encodes the following:
- a CDS encoding 4-oxalocrotonate tautomerase family protein yields the protein MPLLQFDIARSLSAAEKTSFAERVTELYTTEMRTTSGHVAVTIRERDSAEMHLGRAVDGPLLFLDAEIRQGRSVDRKRAFALATMEYAADEFDIPDENMKVVFTEHPGDAMMGVDRVGGEWTPDS